The following coding sequences lie in one Nitrospirota bacterium genomic window:
- a CDS encoding LytR C-terminal domain-containing protein, with the protein MKHMITYNYSKQIARAFALIVIAFPCGFRPLLAAEWAFADREPDTTRVLIVNGTGVEGTAREFAVWLQRKGFREVSAVPMSAAPTNSSEIHYRPSRWLEAEKILNWLPPSSQVQTLAWKSKFDVVAVLGRDAVAKRAVSFAQRTLPAPAAMERGAQILRPAEMCPAESKDLTAASGAFPSGPLSRPAQESPAAVTVTAVHPAADPAPAPPPEDALTPKVQKQEREIARLSQELTELRNRPLQNAFSTDADLPTLPNSFRPFRAGIHAAALTPFGKTGQAFGQTFGGQATLGYGISEPWKIELAAGGFYSAVRVTRKDNTTANGSLLLAPASLCILHDFGRARIRPFVGAGPALQFAKISNKAVLQPDLSGANSAVGFGYELRLGMRYALGRTSKLLAEVGWMGAEYEMAGAREGSGLRFSLGIGL; encoded by the coding sequence ATGAAACACATGATTACCTACAATTACTCGAAACAGATTGCCCGCGCTTTCGCGCTGATTGTGATCGCGTTCCCCTGCGGGTTCCGCCCGCTCCTCGCCGCGGAGTGGGCCTTCGCCGACCGCGAGCCGGACACCACCCGCGTCCTCATCGTCAATGGCACGGGCGTGGAGGGAACGGCCAGGGAATTCGCCGTCTGGCTCCAGCGAAAGGGTTTCCGTGAGGTGAGCGCCGTGCCCATGTCGGCGGCTCCGACCAATTCTTCAGAGATCCATTACCGCCCCTCTCGTTGGCTGGAGGCGGAGAAGATTCTTAACTGGCTTCCACCTAGTAGCCAGGTTCAGACTCTGGCATGGAAGAGCAAATTTGATGTTGTAGCCGTCCTTGGCAGAGACGCCGTTGCAAAACGTGCGGTGTCATTCGCCCAGCGCACCCTTCCGGCCCCCGCCGCCATGGAGCGTGGCGCACAGATCCTTCGGCCCGCGGAAATGTGCCCTGCGGAATCCAAAGACCTCACGGCAGCCTCCGGTGCCTTCCCATCGGGGCCTTTGAGCCGCCCCGCCCAGGAATCTCCGGCCGCTGTGACCGTGACGGCGGTTCACCCCGCCGCCGATCCCGCTCCCGCGCCCCCGCCTGAGGACGCGCTCACACCCAAAGTGCAGAAGCAGGAACGGGAGATCGCCCGGCTCTCGCAGGAGCTCACGGAACTGCGGAACCGGCCGCTGCAGAACGCTTTTTCAACGGACGCGGACCTGCCCACCCTGCCCAACAGCTTCCGGCCATTCCGCGCGGGCATTCACGCAGCCGCGCTTACACCTTTTGGCAAGACCGGCCAGGCGTTTGGACAGACCTTCGGCGGCCAAGCCACGCTTGGCTATGGGATCTCGGAGCCATGGAAGATCGAGCTCGCCGCGGGTGGCTTTTACAGCGCCGTACGGGTCACTCGCAAAGACAACACCACCGCCAACGGTTCCCTACTCCTCGCCCCCGCCAGCCTCTGCATTCTCCACGATTTCGGACGCGCCCGGATCAGGCCATTCGTGGGCGCCGGCCCCGCTCTCCAGTTCGCCAAGATCAGCAACAAGGCCGTTCTCCAGCCCGATCTCTCCGGCGCCAATTCGGCCGTGGGCTTCGGCTATGAACTTCGACTGGGAATGAGATATGCGCTCGGCCGAACATCCAAGCTCCTCGCGGAAGTGGGATGGATGGGCGCCGAGTACGAGATGGCCGGCGCGCGCGAAGGCTCCGGCCTCCGATTCTCCCTCGGCATCGGGC